The genomic DNA ggtcaagcaagcgatctctagcatacattgatgaagctcgatctgctgtgctcttgatgaatttttgcttgcagatcggcaaaaaagtggaacgatcctatatctcggatcaaccaatagttcggggatgcaaaccggctccgcctgtgacgccgataCAGTTAAAGCTGCCCTGTCCATATAGGCGCTGAATCGTTACCACCTCATACAGTAATAAATACAATACAGAATCTCCTCAGATAGCACTGAAGCACTACAATATCCTGATTTCTTCGCTTGATCTAAGCTTTCCGAACAatattgaacagcagaatggaagaaaacaaattatataatgatgttattgcttcgagaataataaacaacacatataaccagctgattcaatccggtcaagtaaacgtcaaactggtcctggtcttctacttctttccatgtgtcaaaacgggctttttacggcacctcctctcaactcactttgttctaaatacatacaccttggagCAGTCCAGGAATATTCGAGTCCCATTAGTTGCGCTaagggggcggtccggtggccgaggcgatagcggcgccggtcttcaaacggcagggccggggttgaAATCCCATCCCAGGAAGCGGTCTTCCTCCCCGTACGCGGGGCtggactactttgctacggataaaattaagtcacagaaagccagaaatgacaggaccgagacctctccaggttgtagtgcccagaaagaagaagaagaagaatcactTATACAAATTGCTACAACTTTATTAGTAGCGttatgatatcgaaaaaaaagatagCTTTTTAACTCAGTCATAACTAATTACTCTAAATGCCACCTTGCCATTCCCGGCCTGGGGCACGCCAATTGCACAAGAATTCAATCGCGATCAGCTTTTTGTGATAATAAACTACACTCGCTCAGCCCTTCATTTGCGCGCCTCCACCCTCTATCCCTCCCTGTGATGCAAACGGCAGGGATAAGCAGCCGGACTGGGTAGCGGGACCTGTTTTTTGGCCCCATTTTTCACCAGCCACCGATTGCAACAGCTTAACGATCGTACGGATTTGCACCGGGAGTGGAGGCACAAGAGTAAACGCAATTGTAGCATGCAataaaagtaacaaaaaaaaagtgccgTATGTAAGGGGCTGATAGAAGGCTACCACGAGCCTGCGACAGCAGCAAACAGTGTTAGCAGTGAGAGCATTAAGTAACCGAACGCTGATCTGAAGCAGAGACGTCGCAATCGATCGTTGCGCTGCCGTTGcacttttcactttcatccACTCGCTCTAATGGCCTGATGACCCGAAACGGTGACCGTAAGTGCTCCCCGTGCTGCGTGCAATTATTACATGATCGAGCCTTATTATCTCGCCCACCGAGAACCTCCTTTTTCGGTCGGCCGTTTGACAGCTTAATGGTAGCCGGAGCTCCACGATTTGTTAATGTTCCCCAGTTAAAGGGGGTTGATGGAGTGGCAATCTCTAAATAGATTATTGTTAACAGATGCGACATGCTACATGGTTGCCGCTGCTAATGTAGGCACTAAACGATCGATGTCACAGTAGATACTGTGATCATCCCCGTTACGCAACACTCCTCTCTGGCTCTCATTTATGGAAAACTTGCAGCTCCATATAGAGATTGATTGAGTAGCATGCTTGCCGGGAACATGTTTGATCTACTATATTAACTGGTGGCAAATGTCTGTCCGTCTGTCTTTACAGACTTTACCTACAAGTTCTATTCACACTTGCAGCAGTTTTCGATCGCCAGCAAACGCGAAAGTTCTCAACAAAGTTCTCAACAAGAATTCATACAATACACGACTGTTTAAGTTTCGCCATGTCTATCAGCAGACATGCGCACGATTCGGGGGTCTCTTAGTGAGTCTATTTATTTACAAAGATCAACCGTCCACGGCAACGCGCTAGTGCCAGTGGGACTTCTTCTTGATGTGAATCGACACGGGGACAGTCTTTTCGATGTACACCGGCTTCTTGATAATGACCGGGACGTGCTTCTCGATATGCACCGGGTAGGGTTTCGGTACCTCGACGTACTCCTTGTGGATGACCGGCACCTTTACCGGCACCTTCACCGGGTACGGCACCGGACGGTCAACGTGCACCTTCTTCTCCACCACCACGGGGACCTTCTTCTCCACGTACACCGGCACCTTCTTCTCCACCTCGACCGGGTACGGTACCTTCACCTCGACCGGCACATGTTTCGTCACCTCGACCGGATACGGTACCGGTACCTTCTTCACGATCGTTACATGCTTCACCTCCTCCTTGTGATCGCCGAAATCACTTCCACCGAAATCGCCACCGCCGAAGGATGACTCGTGCCCAGAACCAAAGTCCCAGATGCCTCGCTTGGCTTTGCCACCATCAACGGCCGCTCCGGCCACGACCACCAACGCCATGGACAACACAATGAAGGACTGCAATTTGCAAGAGCAATGGTTgagaagttttgttttgcccccCACCCGAGAATATCCATCTCACAAATGAAACACACTGCCTATTACCTTCATTATGCTTGACGATTTGAATAAGCGCGTTGAAAAACAAAGACGGTACACTAGAGACACTCCGGCTCCTTAGCTTGATGCTGCTGATACTACACGGTTCGTTCGacctgtgtgctgtgctgcagAACACCGACGAATGATGCTACTTTGCTGGTCACTCGGTGGTTTTATAGTTACCCGCGACCGACCGGGCTGGCTCCGTTTGTAGTGGGCACGAAGAAATTAACCGCCCCGCTCAACTTTGGGGAGGGATGCCAGCAGAAGTCTCTTCTTGAAACGCACCGCAGCCATATTCGAGCCTTTTCGACCGGTCCTCTCCCTTGCCAGCAAGtctcaaacaaaaacctccGGTGCTTGGTATTTTCCTGTGTGCGGTTATGAACGGCTTAGCTCATGCAGGCTTACACGCACCCCGGGGTTTAAAATTTTTTGGGAGTAATTGGTCCAAATGCGTTTACCAATCGCCGTGACACGCGATGCACTCGTGCAAGCATTATTTCGAGCAGCAAAAACTCGAAAAAATGGGATTGCTTTTACCAGTTACCTTACCGTTTGGAGTAAGGGATGGGCCTGTTTTAAAGCTCAGTCCAATGCAACTGCCCATAGGAACGCGGCAAATCAACCGTAGGAACCATTTTACGACTACATCCTACACACAGCTTATATCCCATGCCCAGATTGCTACCGGCCGATATCGACAACTGGGCTGGGCGGCAAATAGCTGCACTTTGTTTTACGTAAAGCTGACCGGGAGACAGATCACACAACAGGGCGGCATTTTAATCATTGATTGCAAACACGTCGCCTAATCGGCTGCGAACCGTGTGTGATCGCGAATAAATGTTTGACAAAATAAAGCAGACAAACTGTGGATGTTTATGAAACAGTATGGTATGGTATGGCAAAACGTCACAAGCATAGCGATAGGGGGAACTGCTCCAGTTTTTGGCAGGtcggcaaaaatagcaaaattatgGAAAAAATTGCGAAAGAAATGATCTTTCAACTGCTTTTAAGGGAATACATCATTGTGTATTCTTTCTATACGAAAATTGACGCATTTGGATGGATATTTACCGAAATATCGAAATAGTTGTGCCGAGCTCAAACCATTTCGTCAGATTGGCT from Anopheles stephensi strain Indian chromosome 2, UCI_ANSTEP_V1.0, whole genome shotgun sequence includes the following:
- the LOC118508515 gene encoding zinc finger protein 512B-like; this encodes MKSFIVLSMALVVVAGAAVDGGKAKRGIWDFGSGHESSFGGGDFGGSDFGDHKEEVKHVTIVKKVPVPYPVEVTKHVPVEVKVPYPVEVEKKVPVYVEKKVPVVVEKKVHVDRPVPYPVKVPVKVPVIHKEYVEVPKPYPVHIEKHVPVIIKKPVYIEKTVPVSIHIKKKSHWH